From Clostridia bacterium:
TCACCTGGAGCGGCTCATGGAGACGATCCGGGAGCACATCGCCGCCGGCACGTTCGCCTCTTTCCGAGAGGAATTCTGGAAAGCGAACGACGTTTGGCAGCGACGTATTGACAGCCGTGGAGGAAAGGGTCTGGAATAGACCTCGGTCGGGTGCACGACCGGATCATGCCGAAGGGAAGCGATCTGGTGGCGACGGAAGATCGAAACCCGTACGACATCGTGCGACGTCAGTTGCGCGAGGCGACGGAACAGCTGAACCTGCCGCCCTCCGTGTACGAGATTCTCAAGCAGCCCCTCCGCTTCATCGAAGTCTCCATTCCGGTCCAGATGGACAACGGCGAACTCCGCGTCTTCACGGGATACCGGTCCCAGCACAACGACGTGCTCGGCCCCACGAAGGGCGGCATCCGCTTTCATCCGGACGTCACGCCGGATGAAGTCAAGGCCCTCTCCATGTGGATGACGATCAAGTGCGCGCTGCTGGGGCTGCCGTTCGGCGGCGGCAAGGGCGGCATCATCTGCAACCCGAAGGAGCTCTCGCGGCGCGAGCTCGAAGGGCTGAGCCGCGGCTTCATCGCCGCGCTCGCGCAGGTGGTCGGCCCGGACAAGGACGTGCCGGCGCCGGACGTGTACACCACGCCGCAGGTCATGGCGTGGATGATGGACGAGTTCAGCAAGACCCTGTCGCGCAACCAGTTCGGCCTCATCACGGGCAAGCCCATCGTGCTGGGCGGCAGCCGCGGTCGCTCCGAGGCCACGGGGCGCGGCTGCGTGGAAACGGTCGTCGCGGCGGCGAAGAAGCTCAACATGCCCATCGAGGGCGCGCGCGTCGTCGTCCAGGGTTTCGGGAACGCGGGCAGCGTCGCGGCCTCGCTCCTGCGCGGGCACGGCGCCAAGATCATCGCCGTCAGCGACTCCAAGGGCGGCATCCACGACCCGCACGGCCTCGACCCGCTCGCCGTGCTGCGCTACAAGGAGGAGCACGGCAGCGTCGTCGGCTTCCCCGGCGCCGAGACCATCACGAACGAGGAACTCCTCGCGCTTGAGTGCGAGGTCCTCGTGCCGGCCGCGCTGGAAAACCAGATCCACATCGACAACGCGCACAAGATCCGCGCGAAGATCGTCGCGGAGGCGGCCAACGGTCCCACGACTCCGGACGCCGAGCAGATCCTCTTCGAGAACGGCGTCTTCGTGATCCCGGACGTGCTCGCCAACGCGGGCGGCGTCACCGTCTCCTACTTCGAGTGGGTGCAGAACCTCTACAACTGGTACTGGTCCGAAGAGGAAGTCAACCGCCAGCTCGCCATCAAGATGAACCAGGCGTTCGAGGAAGTGTACGCGATGCGCGAGAAGCACCAGTGCACGATGCGCCGCGCCGCGTACATGGTCGCGGTGGCGCGCCTCGCGGAAGCGATGCGCCTGCGCGGTTGGCTGGC
This genomic window contains:
- a CDS encoding Glu/Leu/Phe/Val dehydrogenase — encoded protein: MPKGSDLVATEDRNPYDIVRRQLREATEQLNLPPSVYEILKQPLRFIEVSIPVQMDNGELRVFTGYRSQHNDVLGPTKGGIRFHPDVTPDEVKALSMWMTIKCALLGLPFGGGKGGIICNPKELSRRELEGLSRGFIAALAQVVGPDKDVPAPDVYTTPQVMAWMMDEFSKTLSRNQFGLITGKPIVLGGSRGRSEATGRGCVETVVAAAKKLNMPIEGARVVVQGFGNAGSVAASLLRGHGAKIIAVSDSKGGIHDPHGLDPLAVLRYKEEHGSVVGFPGAETITNEELLALECEVLVPAALENQIHIDNAHKIRAKIVAEAANGPTTPDAEQILFENGVFVIPDVLANAGGVTVSYFEWVQNLYNWYWSEEEVNRQLAIKMNQAFEEVYAMREKHQCTMRRAAYMVAVARLAEAMRLRGWLARNTAVWRS